The following coding sequences lie in one Saccopteryx bilineata isolate mSacBil1 chromosome 5, mSacBil1_pri_phased_curated, whole genome shotgun sequence genomic window:
- the LOC136306435 gene encoding PC-esterase domain-containing protein 1B-like gives MAHLRACEVRQLLHNKFVVIMGDSVQRAVYKDLVILLQRDCLLSPSQLRTKGELTFEGDVLLEGGRWGRMHNGTHYREVRQYRAAHHLLRFYFLTRAFSPYVVDVLDELRGGLHAPDVVVVNSCLWDLSRYGRDFRSAYRQDLESLFGLLRRALPARSLLLWNTAMPVAEVVSGGFLLPEQQAQGAHLRRDVVEANFYSAVEASRHGLDVLDLHFHFRRAGQHRLRDGVHWDQRAHRHLSQLLLAHVADAWGVDLPCRAPVGRWIRDGSASASADPEGGRQPSDSRGDTSRQAWSQPPPRLMSVLTPRQPSTPIAHARHPFSPYDQSTRVSSHPSSHSRQLNRDLPTLQVERTREGSSRISVLERLGPVHRVSSRHQSRGYPPYPLQHPSRPHRRQRRDT, from the coding sequence ATGGCCCACCTGCGCGCCTGCGAAGTCCGCCAGCTGCTGCACAACAAGTTCGTGGTCATCATGGGGGACTCGGTGCAGAGGGCCGTGTACAAGGACCTGGTGATCCTGCTGCAGAGGGACTGCCTGCTGTCCCCCAGTCAGCTGAGGACCAAGGGCGAGCTGACCTTCGAGGGCGACGTGCTGCTGGAGGGCGGCCGCTGGGGCCGCATGCACAACGGCACGCACTACCGCGAGGTCCGCCAGTACCGCGCAGCCCACCACCTCCTGCGCTTCTACTTCCTCACGCGCGCGTTCTCGCCCTACGTCGTGGACGTCCTGGACGAGCTGCGGGGCGGCCTGCACGCCCCGGACGTGGTGGTCGTCAACTCGTGCCTCTGGGACCTCTCGAGGTACGGCCGCGACTTCCGCAGCGCCTACCGCCAGGACCTGGAGAGCCTGTTCGGGCTCCTGCGCCGCGCGCTGCCCGCGCGCAGCCTCCTGCTGTGGAACACCGCCATGCCCGTGGCCGAGGTCGTCTCGGGCGGCTTCCTCCTGCCCGAGCAGCAGGCCCAGGGCGCCCACCTGCGCCGGGACGTCGTGGAGGCCAACTTCTACAGCGCGGTGGAGGCCAGCAGGCACGGCCTCGACGTGCTGGACCTCCACTTCCACTTCCGGCGCGCGGGCCAGCACCGGCTGCGGGACGGCGTGCACTGGGACCAGCGCGCGCACCGCCACCTCTCCCAGCTGCTGCTGGCGCACGTGGCCGACGCGTGGGGCGTGGACCTCCCCTGCCGCGCGCCCGTGGGCAGGTGGATCAGGGACGGTTCCGCCAGTGCAAGTGCGGAcccggagggagggaggcagccctCCGACAGCAGAGGTGACACAAGCCGACAGGCCTGGTCCCAGCCCCCACCAAGGTTGATGTCGGTCCTCACTCCACGGCAACCTTCTACACCCATCGCCCATGCTCGACATCCGTTTTCGCCCTATGACCAAAGCACCCGTGTGTCCTCGCACCCATCTTCACATTCCAGGCAATTAAACAGGGACCTTCCAACGCTCCAGGTGGAACGTACCAGAGAAGGCAGCTCGAGGATTAGCGTCCTGGAGCGTTTGGGCCCCGTCCACAGAGTCTCTTCCCGGCACCAGAGCAGAGGGTACCCCCCTTACCCTCTCCAGCACCCAAGCAGGCCACACAGACGTCAGCGAAGGGACACCTAG